A region of Mustela lutreola isolate mMusLut2 chromosome 17, mMusLut2.pri, whole genome shotgun sequence DNA encodes the following proteins:
- the LOC131820012 gene encoding protein FAM32A-like, with protein sequence MRAFTPPPINAQDPHLGGSFCGGIKGPLKRKGVAELGVTKRKEKKKDKDKAKLPEAMGTSKKNEEEKRRGLDKRTPAQAAFEKMQEKRQMERILKKASKTHKQRVEDFNRHLATLTEHYDIPKASWTK encoded by the coding sequence ATGAGAGCATTTACGCCGCCCCCCATAAACGCCCAGGATCCTCACCTGGGTGGATCCTTCTGCGGTGGCATCAAGGGGCCCCTGAAACGAAAAGGCGTTGCAGAGCTTGGCGTCACCAAgcgaaaggagaaaaagaaggacaaagaCAAGGCAAAACTCCCGGAAGCGATGGGAACGAGCAAAAAGAATGAGGAGGAGAAGAGGCGCGGCCTGGACAAGCGAACCCCGGCCCAGGCGGCCTTCGAGAAGATGCAAGAGAAGCGGCAAATGGAGAGGATCCTAAAGAAAGCATCCAAAACCCACAAGCAGAGAGTGGAGGACTTCAACAGACACCTGGCCACCCTCACGGAGCACTACGACATTCCCAAAGCCAGCTGGACGAAGTAG